In a single window of the Anguilla rostrata isolate EN2019 chromosome 4, ASM1855537v3, whole genome shotgun sequence genome:
- the LOC135254202 gene encoding oocyte zinc finger protein XlCOF6-like, producing the protein MDKGKHSCGQRTTEFYKNPTLLAERLIKEECEEFEIPGEKEEEEEEAMRAPWEDQLVKEEFEMDAVSLVVVSGASEADRPEAGSQAASLLEQTEGRVKAEPEGCEISRYGDISGMTALMAEEEEEQEEEPMCQALKEEPDPEAVTWETSSLSDAPEQETGSGDDSFLLGTGSSYEDCGLSIGEFDCSDGHTPPRLGGNRGDADEFSGTLEEGEHAPDFRYRGSVEVSSPVFPCTRCPVSFTVELYLHRHLKRSHPEDYVTLFRSKSRLQESLSSPGNATVAETTTTPPPPAKAASSSPRGRPDAAAAKCHACSHCGKSFARKNDLKVHQRSHTGERPYPCAQCGRSFVCSDVLKRHLRVHTGERPYSCAQCGRSFAVLYNLTRHQRTHSGHRPYPCAQCGKAFIRAEDLRKHQRTHTAERHRCPQCAKTFGHAETLRAHLRGHTGAKPYRCAQCAKSFGSSRDLKKHQIIHTGERPYSCAQCAKTFGRVWDLTIHQRSHSGERPYHCSQCGQSFSLIGNFRRHQLTHTGERTFVCAQCGRSFARAAHLKHHLQTHTQEKGYQCTHCGKSFNHLGNYKRHQRSHPGE; encoded by the exons ATGGACAAGGGAAAACATAGCTGTGGTCAAAGAACAACTGAATTTTATAAG AATCCAACCCTGCTGGCAGAGCGGCTGATCAAGGAGGAGTGCGAGGAGTTTGAGATTccgggagagaaggaggaggaagaggaggaggccaTGCGCGCACCGTGGGAGGATCAGCTGGTGAAGGAAGAGTTTGAAATGGACGCCGTTTCCCTGGTGGTCGTCTCGGGGGCGAGCGAGGCTGACCGGCCGGAGGCGGGGTCCCAGGCCGCGTCTCTCCTGGAG caaacTGAGGGGCGGGTCAAGGCCGAACCAGAGGGGTGCGAGATCAGTCGCTACGGCGACATTTCCGGCATGACTGCACTGAtggcggaggaagaggaggagcaggaggaagagccgATGTGCCAGGCGCTGAAGGAGGAGCCTGACCCTGAAGCGGTCACATGGGAGACGTCGTCTCTCTCTGACGCCCCGgagcaggagacaggaagtggggatgACTCCTTCCTGTTG GGCACAGGGAGCTCTTACGAAGACTGTGGCCTATCGATCGGCGAGTTCGACTGCAGCGACGGGCACACGCCACCCCGGCTGGGGGGGAACCGCGGGGACGCGGACGAGTTTTCAGGAACTCTCGAGGAGGGAGAACACGCTCCGGACTTCCGATACC ggggcagtgtggaggtgTCGTCGCCGGTGTTCCCCTGCACCCGATGCCCGGTCTCCTTCACCGTGGAGCTCTACCTGCACAGGCACCTGAAGAGGTCCCACCCAGAGGACTACGTCACTCTGTTCAGGTCGAAGTCACGTCTGCAGGAGAGCCTGTCGTCTCCTGGCAACGCTACCGTCGCCGAGACGACgacgacgccgccgccgcccgctaAAGCCGCTTCCTCGTCCCCTCGGGGACGGCCCGACGCGGCCGCCGCCAAGTGCCATGCCTGCTCCCACTGCGGGAAGAGCTTCGCCCGGAAGAACGACCTGAAGGTGCACCAGCGCAGCCACACGGGGGAGCGGCCGTACCCCTGCGCCCAGTGCGGGCGGAGCTTCGTGTGCTCGGACGTCCTGAAGCGGCACCTCCGCGTCCACACGGGCGAGAGGCCGTACAGCTGCGCCCAGTGCGGGCGGAGCTTCGCCGTCCTGTACAACCTGACGCGCCACCAGCGCACCCACTCGGGCCACAGGCCGTACCCCTGCGCCCAGTGCGGCAAGGCCTTCATCCGGGCGGAGGACCTGAGGAAGCACCAGCGCACCCACACCGCCGAGAGGCACCGCTGCCCGCAGTGCGCCAAGACCTTCGGCCACGCCGAGACCCTGAGGGCGCACCTGCGGGGCCACACGGGCGCGAAGCCCTACCGCTGCGCCCAGTGCGCCAAGAGCTTCGGCTCCTCGCGCGACCTGAAGAAGCACCAGATCATCCACACGGGGGAGCGGCCGTACAGCTGCGCCCAGTGCGCCAAGACCTTCGGCCGGGTCTGGGACCTGACCATACACCAGCGGTCGCACAGCGGAGAGCGCCCgtaccactgctcccagtgcGGGCAGAGCTTCAGCCTGATCGGGAACTTCCGGCGGCACCAGCTGACCCACACGGGGGAGCGGACGTTCGTCTGCGCGCAGTGTGGGCGGAGCTTCGCCCGGGCCGCGCACCTGAAGCACCACCTGCAGACCCACACGCAGGAGAAGGGCTACCAGTGCACGCACTGCGGGAAGAGCTTCAACCACCTGGGCAACTACAAGAGACACCAGAGGAGCCACCCGGGGGAATGA
- the LOC135254224 gene encoding zinc finger protein 501-like, whose product MEHRDGVPVITAGDIKVEADECRPFRLDGAGECGDSGEKAGCASRRLRPIKAEAGRADDSARGRRCRAAVKPEAAEPADRVKPERARAVHPGKLSPCDPAGRKWLCLQCNRTFSKERFLKTHWKVHLGTRFLAKRKPHTCGECKKSFTRLGNLTAHKRLHAGDRPYPCGECDKRFSRLGNLKTHQRVHKGERPYRCVECGRLFSNLARMREHKRIHTGEKPHTCAACGKSFRLPALLKEHERIHTGEKPHSCRDCGKRFRQRTTLKQHRRIHSGEKPLACGECGKRFRQSGSLQNHRTTHKLEKPHPCADCGKSFSRAGSLKEHRRVHTGEKPYFCSECGNSFSHSGHLKQHQLIHTGEKPYSCSECGSSFRKLEYLKEHNRLHTGEKPYTCSACGKSFRVSKKYKEHQRIHSGEKPYSCKDCGRSFRRLGPMKDHQQMHTGERPHRCADCGRGFRLARSLRRHQRVHAKQRKPRSGD is encoded by the coding sequence ATGGAGCACAGGGACGGAGTGCCCGTCATAACAGCCGGCGACATCAAAGTGGAGGCGGACGAATGTAGGCCGTTTCGCTTGGACGGTGCCGGCGAATGTGGCGACAGCGGCGAGAAGGCGGGCTGTGCGTCTCGCCGGCTTCGCCCAATCAAAGCCGAGGCCGGCCGGGCGGACGATTCCGCGCGCGGGAGGCGCTGCCGGGCCGCGGTGAAACCGGAGGCAGCCGAACCGGCCGACCGCGTGAAGCCCGAGAGGGCCCGGgcagtgcatcctgggaaaCTGAGTCCGTGCGACCCGGCGGGACGGAAGTGGCTCTGCCTGCAGTGCAACCGGACCTTCAGCAAGGAGAGGTTTCTGAAGACGCACTGGAAAGTTCACCTGGGAACGAGATTTCTGGCGAAAAGGAAACCGCACACTTGCGGCGAATGCAAGAAGAGCTTCACGCGTCTGGGGAACCTGACGGCGCACAAGCGCCTCCACGCGGGCGACAGGCCTTACCCCTGCGGGGAGTGCGACAAGCGTTTCAGTCGGCTGGGAAACCTAAAAACCCATCAGCGAGTTCACAAGGGCGAGAGACCGTACCGGTGCGTGGAGTGCGGAAGGCTCTTCAGCAACTTGGCACGCATGAGGGAACACAAGAGAATACATACGGGAGAAAAACCGCACACTTGCGCCGCGTGCGGCAAGAGTTTCAGACTCCCGGCACTGTTAAAGGAGCATGAGCGGATACACACGGGGGAGAAACCCCACTCTTGCCGTGACTGTGGGAAGCGCTTCAGGCAGCGGACGACTCTGAAACAGCACCGGCGGATTCATTCGGGAGAGAAACCGCTCGCTTGCGGCGAGTGTGGGAAGCGTTTCCGGCAGTCGGGAAGCTTACAGAATCACCGGACGACCCACAAGCTGGAGAAACCGCACCCTTGCGCGGACTGTGGGAAAAGCTTTAGTCGCGCTGGGAGCTTAAAGGAACACCGACGAGTGCACACGGGGGAGAAACCGTACTTCTGTTCTGAATGCGGAAACAGTTTCAGCCATTCGGGACACCTGAAACAACATCAGCTGATACACACGGGAGAGAAACCGTACTCTTGCTCCGAATGCGGAAGCAGCTTCAGAAAACTAGAGTACTTGAAAGAGCACAACAGACTTCACACGGGAGAGAAACCGTACACCTGCTCTGCGTGCGGGAAGAGTTTCAGGGTGTCGAAGAAGTACAAGGAGCACCAGCGCATTCACTCCGGGGAAAAACCGTACAGTTGCAAAGACTGCGGGAGGAGCTTCAGGCGGCTGGGACCCATGAAAGATCACCAGCAGATGCACACGGGAGAGAGACCGCACCGCTGCGCCgactgtgggcggggcttcaggcTAGCCCGGAGCCTGAGGCGACACCAGCGGGTTCACGCCAAGCAGCGCAAGCCTCGTTCTGGCGACTAG